Genomic DNA from Perognathus longimembris pacificus isolate PPM17 chromosome 6, ASM2315922v1, whole genome shotgun sequence:
tggccgttttctgtatatgtggtgctggggaatcaaacctagggcctcgtgtatccgaggcaggcactcttgccactaggctatatccccagcccccacattacTTGCCTTTTTGAAACAGGATTTAGCTTTGTAGCCAAGGCGGACATTGTACTCTCAGTCCACCTACCTTCATGCATGAGTACATGCATCAACCCCTGTGCTTGATGATGTTCCTAAAGGCATAACTCCCTGAGACATCTATAAAGACTGTGGGTCACAAGGTCTCTCTGTAAAAACTTCTCAATTCTGCTTGTAGCAAAGTAGGAACCACTCTATGTAACAAATGGGTATAGCTGCGCTCCAATAATATATTGTTCACACAACAGAAAATGGACCAAATTTGGCCACCTTACTGAGGCAGTTTGCTGACCCCTAGTCTATCTGATCATCCCCAAAGTGTCATGGTGTCCTCTCATCAGGTTatttcatcattttcctttttctaattttcCATTGTTTTCCAGACTTTAGACTACTTACAGACTAAGAGTCCTCCGATTCCCAAATATTGTGCTCATTCCTGCTTTCAAGTCTTGGCCTACACAGATTCCTCATCAGAGTGGCCTCTTCCCTTCAATCTgcctttccaagtccttcattaGAAAGCATTTATGGATTAACTCCTAAAacattcctctttcccttttctcaatCCTTCATGGAAATCCAGAACCCTTAGTGTACTGAATTATTTTGAGTCATTTCAGACCATTTAGTCAATTACAGTATGACAAAACATGAGCTTATGTAAATTTTTGTTTCTGGAAAATCTTTGAATTTCTAGATAATTCTTGCTGGGAAGCAGAAATCCAATCAGAGTTAGATTTTCTGCAAAGCTGagtaaatttttgttttagtAACCTTGGTTTATTCAGGTTATTGTACATAAGTAGTTATAGCTTTACATCCTTTATTAAAGAAGACCTCCATATTTGTCTAAATTTCAGGATTAAAATTTCCAGATATTCTGGACTCACCATGAAGCCTGGTACAAAGTTGGTACAGCAGAGGGGGCTTCATCATCAGTCtctcaatatccatttttcttgtTGGAATGGCTGCACCCACTCCCAGGTCATTGCAGGAGGAAGGAATACACACCTATCTTGTTTCTGTCACTGTGCTGTGGTTCCCTGTCGTAACAGCTTAGACCTTGCACTACAAGCTTATCATAGTGACCGATATTTATAGAACTACATGTGGCCATTAACTAAAAAAGAGGTTGGTGTAGACTGGCTTTTGGAATCATTCACCATCTCAAAGAATTTCTTACtatatttgcattttataaaataaagagaGAACCATAGAATTTATTTCTGTCATAAAAGTATATATGGTTATAGCATTTTAGAAGAGGCAATTCACCTTTGGAGCAGCTCTATAAACAAATTAGATAGCTTACATAAGTGGCCTTAATAAAATACTATTCACTTCACATGGGCACTAGTCAATACATTTTCCCTACCATCTCCCACATAACTGGCCAGCTAACTGGCCATTTCCCACCTAACTGGCCTCCAGTTGTGTGGTAGGCTCAATAGGATTCATTCTACTATTCGCTCTAATTTTGTATAGTACTGAAATTTTTCATAGTACAAATGTATAAAATACTTTGATTTCCAGGCCTCTTTCCTATTCAAAAATcctaatttgggggctgggaatatggcctagtggcaagagtgcttgcctcctacacttgaagctctaggttcaattccccagcaccacatatatggaaaacggccagaaggggcgctgtggctcaggtggcagagtgctacccttgagcgggaagaagccagggacagtgctcaggccctgagtccaagacccaggactggccccccccccccaaaaaaaaaatcctaatttggAAAGTCTGACATGCAATCCAAGAAACAAGTCTTTATTTCCCCAACTCATACTTATTCTTTCATTCTCACCACTAGAGAGGAGTCTTTTTCCAGGTTTACTGCACATCCTTCTGCCAGATCTCTCACTATCACCTCCTTGTCCATCTTGTCTCTTTTCTACCTGACTTCTCGTGGAAATACTTAGATTGAGCTCTTTAGTCTTGTTCTCTATTTTTCTTAtctatttgtcattttctttcatattccacTCTGGTTATTTGCTTTGGTTTTGTGTCTTATCTGGTTTTACTGCCCAgtttttcctgtttcctttctctgctCATTCCATCTTTTTTTCAACCCTTTGAAATATGTCTCTCACCCTTTCTTACCAgtcttttgaaaatgttttccatttGGTTTCTAAAACTATTACTCCCCCTTATTCTTCTCTTTCCCTGTGGCAGTATTTCTTCTGCTTCTGGAGAGAGATTGTTCACTTGCAGCTTCCTAAGTGCCAAAGGTCTCATAGCTTGTGACCTTGTAGGTGGTTCCTGGCGGTTAGAAGTAACATTACACATAATGTACCTCATAGTGTGTTTGGCACAGAGGTAAAATCATTGAGTAAATCGCTCAGAGTATGATGATTATGATGACAATAGTGATGAGGAGGAGAGGGCGGGGAGGAAGACCATTATTTTCTAACAGCTTCACATAGTCCTTTTGGGTGACCTCACTTAGTCTTAGGGTTTCAGTCAATCCCTACATATAAATTGATGAGCCTTAAATGACACCTCTTTCCAGTTTATGTCTTCACCTATGCACAGGCATTTCCTGATTGCTGTGAGGTAAAATTGTTTATACATACAATACTCTTTATATGTCTTTAATTTGGGGTGAATATATTGAACTCTTTTATCACCTCTCATCTATGTGTGCATCATATCCTATCAAAAGTAGGTAAAGTGGCACTTTATATGCAACAAAAATTGTAGTGTGTCTTCAAGAGGCATATGACTTACAGTCTCTTTTCAGAATCTCTGCTTGACAAGCAGTTTCCTACTAGCAAAGATTGCTTTGTGTCTCTCTTCTGGCATGGTGGCTAGTATATAGTGGGTATTTGGTGATTGTTtctgaatacattttaaaatggaattagTACTAGATTATATGGGCTCCCAGACTCTCTgttatatacagaaaaaatactttggttttatttatttatttgtttatttactttctgcaaactcaaagccttgaacatgctaggcatATGCTCTACTcattaagctacattctcagttCCTTGGATTTGAGGGTTTCTTAAAAATTAATAGAATTAGCTGGTATCTATGACtcacacttatttatttatttattttgaccagtcctgggcttggactcagggcctgagcactgttcctggcttctttttgctcaaggctagcactctgccacttgagccacagcaccacttttctgtatatgtggtgctggggaattgaacccagggcctcgtgtatatgaggcaagcactctagccactaggccatatccccagccctatgactcacacttgtaagcctagatactcaggaaactgagacctagaggaagattttttttttttttttgccagtcctggggcttgaactcagggcttgagcactgtccctggcttccttttgctctaggctagcactctattacttgagctacagcaccacttccggctttttctgtttatgtggtgctgaggaattgaacccagagcttcatgcatgctaggcaagcactgtactgctaagccacattcccagccccgaggaagatggtttgaagccagcctgagcagcaataTTTGTGAGTCTCCATTTCTAGCTAGTCAGCAATAAACTGAGCTGGaattgtggctcagatggtagagtaccagcataagcaagcaagctaagcaagtgtgagatcctgagttcaagttctggtattggcaaaaagaaaatagaatatatttttattattgcttaTCCGTGTAGTGTCAATGTAAATTGAGTGACATTCCATTGCTACTTTCACAGTTCTAAATATAAACTCTTAATCTGTGCCCTCCCTTCACCTGGGCATGTTCCACAAGCCCATTGACAGTGAGTGAACCACCAGTTTCTGTATACAGACTGTGATATCCATGTGGATAGTCCTGTGTGTACGtaaaaaaagtatttctaattgtttgCAGGCAGCATATGTACTCTGAGTGATTTTCCTTTCTGGCAGTGATCAAAAGAGTTTTGATCTTCTCTGTAGAAATGGGCCATGTTGAATGCTtattcattaagaaaataaagtgcCACGTGTTTGTGACATCCAGAAAAACAGCATTTCCCAGGTATATTAGTGAGGAGTACTGGTGAGAAATGATACTGCATAGACTATAACAGTCATCAACTAAACATTTTCAGGACACTTAGTGAGCTAAAAATTAAGTCCAACCAATGATAAAAGTATCAACAACCAGTGACACTTGGTATTGAGAAAACATTTTTCTgccttctgaaaaaaaatctggtatGCATGAGTGTAAAACAACAAATTTCCGTTTGGACGATtagttaaattattttaacaCAATGTTTTTTACTTACTGGAAATGAATGAAATATGTATTGAGCTATGTAGCCAGCACATTAAAGAAAGGCCTAGTTCCTGCCTTTCAGGAACTTAGTGAAGAGTGTCAGCCACAGTGTAATAGACCAAGGAAGGGAAGGGTTTCCCAGACAGAGGCAACAGTACAGGTGAAAGCACAGTGGCCAGAGAGCTCTTTCCAAGTGGTTCCCTGTGGCTAGAAGACAGGACAAAGGGTACTGagtttagagaaaagaaaaggtcagTCATGCCATGTGCTAAGGCTAAGAAGGCCTTATTTAGCAGGCACTTAGAGTTGGATTTTATTCAAAGGGCAGTGAAGATTCTCTGATAGTggtaaagaggaaaaaacaaatggCAATCAAACCAGTAGTGGGAGAGTAGTTGGTGGTTTCTGTAAAAGCGTGACTAAAACAGAAGAGGACCTAAGTAGTGGAAATGAAGATGTTCTCTGTatcattatctttaagaagtcTGATCACTCTGGTGGGGCGGGGGGTAGAGGTTGTATGTGGTTTCTTTATGCCACATATGTTTTGGATTTGTCGGAATTTTGGATCTATAGATTTAATTTTCATCAAAGTTGAAAACTTTTTTGATCATTatttgttcaatttttttctctttcccatccCTTAGCTTCCAGAAACTCCACGAATGCACATATTATGGCATTTCTGGATGTCCCACAGATCACTGgtattctctttttaattttctcagtagCATCAGTGTACCTTGATCAGGCCCACCCCCACCACtgctctccctcattccctcttcctACTTAACAAACAAATCTCAACAAGTTTCACTGTTCCCTTTCCACACTTATATGTAAAAATACTTTGACCATATTTATTCTCCTTCACCTTCTCACTAGTACTAACACCAAATAAGACATGTTTCACCttcttaatattcatttttattgtagtgCCTGTTAATTGTTGAAAGggatttcaccatggtatttcacacatgcacacataccatACTTTAACCAGattgattatatatgtatgtgtatgatcctgtatgtatatattttctatttagacCTAGCATCTATGTCAGAGAGAAAACATAGGGCCTTTATCTTTTTCTacttggctcacttcactaataTGATCATCTGCAGATCTATCTATACATTTCTCAGCAGACAATGTAATTTCACTCTTCTTTATggttgaataatactccattgtgtgtatatatcaccTTTTCTTGATGATACATTCATCAGTCGTAAAGTATCTGCACTAATCTTATTGCTTGGCTATTACGAATAGTACTCAGGGAATATGGGTGTGCAAGTTCCTTTATTATATCCTAacttacattccttcagataAATTCCCAAGAGTAGTCTCGTaagatcatatggtagttctatttttttcagtcttcagtcttttttttcctctatgtgTTTAATTTTGGAGTCTTCCTTCTTATTAAATCTTGTGGGTAGGGAGGTGTTTTGCTGGGAATCAAGTCCAGGTTctcaggcatatatatatatatatatatatatatatatatatatatatatatatatatatatatatatgtatatatataattttatttgccaatcctggggcttgaactcagggcctgatcactatccctagcttcttttttgcttaaggctagcactctaccacttgagccacagtgccatttctggctttttctgtttatgtggtgctgaggaatagaatccagggctttatgcatgctaggcaagcactctaccactaggccacattcccagcccctcaggcatAATTCTTTAGTCTTCTCTTTGGCTATGTGTAACTTGCTTTTAATCTATTACAGTAGATGTTTCATATGCAATATGGTAGTTTTTATCTGTAGAGAAGTTAGATTTAGgctgtattttaaaataccttccatatctgtttgtttttaatctttcatcTGGAATTGTGAATGTACAGAGTACAGTATTATTCTAGTGTCTTTTCTACTATCTTTTGTGTAATTGATTATCTCTTTCcatttgttgatttttcttttatcatggctcctattttcctatttctttgcaTGCCTAGTAACTTTTTGTtagttgttttgagatagggtctctctgtgtagcctaggctggcttcaaatgcatTCTTCCTGATTCCACTTCCTGAAGACTTGGATTTGATATGAATCATCATGTCCAGCTGCCTCATAGCTTTTACTGAATGCCAGACATCATGAAATTTACCTTGTTAGGGCTGGTATCTGagggttgttcttttttttctggacaaCATATTTAGCCTCAAGTAGTTTCTTCAAACTTCTATTCTGATCCAGTGTTCCGCTAAAGACTCAAGAGAGACCCTCTGCTgatttttgctctctctctctctctttgctgccttccctccctccttcatttttattctttattttattttcctttctatagGCAGGAATTACATTGTATCTGGGGCAAATGGCTTATAAAGTTTCACAAATATGgcaatgaagtgtgtgtgtgtgtgtgtgtgtgtgtgtgtgtgtgtgtgtgtgtgtgtgtgtatgggtcaTTTTTTGTTAACATTCTTGTGTTAAGACTTAGTAACAGTCCCATAAATCCTTAAGCCACAGTAGTACAATGTTGCCACAACATAGGCAAAtggtaattttctttcttttgtgtacaTTGACAGTATTGTTCTGTGGTCTGACTTTTTGGCAGAATGGAAGACAGCCTGTTTCATCTACTAAGTGTCCCTTTCAGatgcattctttatttctttggcaTGCaaggttgttggggttttttgcccctcccggctcagactcttccttctttctttccaccctcctttcgtcctctcccctaacccccggcctgcaggtaagttagagtggaacgtgGGGGTCGCTCTGACCTGACGCGCACGGGACCTGCCGTAGATGTGTGACCGCCTGCaacgtacacatgcaacggggctggcttcttagagcgaactgactttattgagataaggacaaggggagatgattccgagggaggggtttggccaggatgtcgataggctgaaaggtatcacctgacccccaagggctaacgtcactcaagCGCGctgggctggctagaaggttggggggctgtttgcccaactggttcctctggattccaatccagagggggtagaagggctgcattccccagggctgggggaggtgcatcaagccccttccatcaagggggaagatggacctcAACACAAGGTTGGCATCCATACCTACTACTACACACACCCTACCATTTTCAATATACAGATGATATAAAGACACACCTTCATATGCTGGAGCTTAGATTAAAATTGAGAACCAGAAATTTATAAAAACTCAATTCGTGTTTTTCAAATACTTTATATGGTAAAAATGCAGCAAAAatagtgttgtttttttgttgttgttcaaagacGAAAATATATACTGCTATGGTTACGGTTCTAAAGATGGTTTAAGTAGTGTAGCTCCTCAAATGTGCAGTACACTGTAATGTGGGCTCAGTCATTTATCAAAGCTAAAATCATACTATAAAGATACATGAAGAAACATAGCAAGTGGAAACCAAGCTTGATCATTGCCTCTTTCATATGTGACTTTAGCTGTCCTCGGTTGTGTATTTCTGTTGGGTCAAACACTCCCATGTTACCACTTGACACCATAATGAACCGATATATATTCCAAGTGGCAGCAGGTAAATTGAGAAGGAAGATGAACCAGTGCAATGAAATAAGCATTAGCACAGTGACAATGGTATGACCAATCAGTTCTGGAGTTACCCAATTGTTTAATTTTGAGCAACATGATCTAGCATTAATGTAATCACATTCTAAATCGGACAATGTAATTATGAAGTAGACGGAGAGAAAGATGAGCGCGCAACAATCAAGGAGCGAGAAGACACACAACCACTTCCATTTTCCGCTGCTGCTCCTCCCGTCAAAcctctatttatatttttatatgtgtgtaccCCTTACTCCTCTTATTCCTCCTAGACTCTTTGGCCTTTCTGgattttctactccattttagTAGTTCAGGGAGACTTCTGGACTCCATCTGGGCAATAGGACTTAGGATTAAAATACATCATGGGAATAAAGGCAATATAAATTAAGAAACAATT
This window encodes:
- the LOC125352413 gene encoding protein cornichon homolog 4-like, which gives rise to MPETKRFDGRSSSGKWKWLCVFSLLDCCALIFLSVYFIITLSDLECDYINARSCCSKLNNWVTPELIGHTIVTVLMLISLHWFIFLLNLPAATWNIYRFIMVSSGNMGVFDPTEIHNRGQLKSHMKEAMIKLGFHLLCFFMYLYSMILALIND